Proteins encoded by one window of Conger conger chromosome 1, fConCon1.1, whole genome shotgun sequence:
- the rp1l1a gene encoding retinitis pigmentosa 1-like 1 protein, with translation SSTPAKRVTFFRSGDAQFAGVRMAIHRRRFQCFEALLDDLSRKVPLQFGVRTVTTPRGTHRISELEQLQDGGRYLCSDRRYAKPVDMEAAGKGPALWSHGQPQGGRRKPSRPEGAPAPSAARYSRQPKRVVLVKNTDPAMRRSITISRHAARSLRAFMGQASQLLSCSVHKLYTLDGHKIDSVQALMQCPSVLVCVGREPFRPLLVESLRKSSDEKLPGLRNKSRSSVFSESQESKKHDNFGLETKKSIIHPRSDSSNRSTRFSLSSEKSYTNGLNTSPGSSGGTGSCPHAKGRLMNDDIEKRVVVNEDGSLSVQMRVRFRLLNDETLQWSTEIKKSAFRSEGCLGKDQDPCGLQQEQSQSFSGPESASGCEAEGTYATNQEVSRGQNCCNHCPEYDIWKHPVHGDAPPPRPARSSSSSTSSHKIVRKKESVESMRTVSCSSEEYTERVVERTTCIQHTAEGRDTSVEYCSISCCCSHRETCPLSPRPRGETGQETHRSPRPDSTGSVSSHKEQVSVQVNGVAEIEERPVSATSNSSKILEALGEDQGDDDENNEEEDLLLSASGRSCKHLAVDNQKVHPARPPEETSETCKSSRDVRSNCSAGSASPVIHLTPRPPSKESNCSGCSSKSRKSHKPTSPDPDALPHEVEQDNDKEKRTKSGASSRQSCDAQGSPKRASNTSEHSCCVRVPPTGLEGSGQPAAGVAEGRPISQISTGSPVCLHCDGGKGATVTQASEAPSQIAMEEMVGEVDPRSVSAASARTSASAQSTESNRSECATDKPASEISGNAHKGDKEQEEAEPADRAASAGSFKSRASDQSGKSHRSVSSASSRSVTGMMSSVCPGEVQSERKAISAVSDKTATSAQPDSEHNGSGARLLKSEDTNGHIADDIAGSVEERGASAVSTKSHTSAQFRSSERPLTPTGVSRDNRVRVEEDLNGKRPDSTTSSCTNVSANSRRSNCSQGDLPERAVTPASAAKAGETVEKAASGISNCTKSSVRSKASTKLSAKLDNTNCEDTERAPSVASAKSHSSAVSRKSNRSEGPAPAVAELNGDIGPLRPEERAARVLSSRSKAAVRSSSSSKLIHNSQEETSDRASTPATPGPDWEEVHKADSTFSAASGRSQKSRKCCCVASERDGTPESEADKVARAVSEKVPASQHSDSERLATPKSTVSISIGAVEEQAANDAEERVRSGMSVRSLASARSTKSKGQAKRTTPKVPVLPMPINPEDSPQQAGTPASLEIASGSETEAASIKSTSTKNSKKRKSENYLHVHNNRTSSAMSKASSRKSRSKHSRPVGKSSGAAENAGSLPSEGESAVDALTDEDVSSVGSRNSRSSDIGDGTRPISKASARSGMSKSSTKNHRITASDMRPKSSQSKAASHLQVNGQAVKPESINGSVRSVKTKSGKKAPINNLKVEVTSRSNSASSQDCLSPSPPKQRSHKHKGSVVLLGTSGDSTLSNSHSAADLLRKNSRQALGKPKSCASESTHNGAPEVTDCGKHASDSKSEKSCKPRARKGSRSSQQKLEDDVSELLPSSLPDTSPIEVVSEWLKKIPSDSSIYEMGDNFEECCKGKEADEGQKEPGQLTNDIPDDDQADEGGEQQQQSAAATEEIKVDINTEQAAEPENPDTTDMPPSPGSKCLIPDSFPNDRHSSVQVMKVLLSSKLDRCNSLPEVSPVYGRKLSSSAKGLLDCLAQLQLVGSDPVDMKAKSAKYQEVMGILQSLWLSDPLDCQQTMQKSQLKEHKPDEEYNPRSSSGVDVGGSSGESGKSVGTVDQAQKLEAAHGRITPVLEQDSQQEATEVSQHAPADTSNPVTPDIACRVRGTPGGAETDTEKEQQDEEVGLASEQTIRSNESPLDAIETPSSSNKSSGNDSNPEKSPTETNPQETSSGTPPSVQRAQLARKAQDPDPVWVLSLLQKLEKQFMAHYVTAMAEFKVRWDLDESVLLDTMINELKDEVHKRIQSSISQELRKIRGRAGRGPRPPAQAASRESSLQTEQRRRRLKGMRNKSVFSSHARSEENLTASVPYSDQRSEDEFCPCDACMRKKTAARSVPPEFVTPLPMMKDFDLRKILQRKQDPPQQEALAGNDGEDEHLEVVEEKVEEEIESERGDGQKKVFEPEETAGVNITEEGEGEEHVVEQGGDEGEDIVEAGETDAGGTGAGEGEDIVEAEETDAGGTGAGEDEDIVEAGETDAGGTGAGEGTGDGETVEDSKEDEEDGGDEGCAAGDSINEGEAENEQNKEGERETDDENQELGNKAAEELCRTGAGDTEEQRATGGGDERAADRGDSGTEAQDEQGRVESKVEEHEEGKQSNEEEDRKQRCGDEDDAIEERDGADNINSGCEEETDFKNHPLRQITKTSMESQQGSMDNCPDLEPEENTDDTRCSHGNSKARSNCMHPASSEEGATD, from the exons TCCAGCACCCCCGCCAAGAGGGTCACCTTCTTCCGGAGCGGCGACGCGCAGTTCGCGGGCGTGCGGATGGCGATCCACCGGCGCAGGTTTCAGTGCTTCGAGGCGCTCCTGGACGACCTCTCCCGGAAGGTTCCGCTGCAGTTCGGGGTGCGGACCGTCACCACCCCGCGCGGGACCCACCGGATCAGCGAGCTCGAGCAACTGCAGGACGGCGGCCGCTACCTCTGCTCCGACCGCCGCTACGCCAAGCCCGTCGACATGGAGGCTGCTGGGAAGGGCCCCGCGCTGTGGAGCCACGGCCAGCCTCAGGGCGGCCGCAGGAAGCCCTCCCGGCCAGAGGGGGCGCCGGCGCCCTCTGCTGCCCGCTACTCCCGCCAGCCCAAGCGCGTGGTGCTGGTGAAGAACACGGACCCCGCCATGCGCCGCTCCATCACCATTAGCCGCCACGCCGCCCGCAGCCTCCGCGCCTTCATGGGCCAGGCCTCGCAGCTCCTGAGCTGCTCCGTCCACAAACTCTACACCCTGGACGGGCACAAG attgACAGTGTGCAGGCCCTGATGCAGTGCCccagtgtgttggtgtgtgtggggcgggagCCCtttcgccccctgctggtggagagtTTGAGGAAAAGCTCAGACGAGAAGCTGCCAGGACTGAGGAACAAATCCCGGTCCAGCGTCTTCAGCGAGAGCCAAGAGAGCAAGAAACATG ACAACTTTGGACTGGAGACCAAGAAAAGTATCATCCACCCCAGGTCGGACTCCAGCAACCGCTCAACCCGGTTTTCCCTGTCCTCTGAGAAGTCCTACACCAATGGGCTCAACACGTCTCCCGGCAGCAGCGGTGGCACTGGCTCCTGCCCCCACGCTAAGGGGCGTCTGATGAACGACGACATCGAGAAACGAGTTGTGGTCAATGAGGACGGCAGCCTGTCGGTTCAGATGAGGGTGCGCTTCCGGCTCCTGAACGACGAGACGCTCCAGTGGTCCACTGAGATTAAGAAATCCGCCTTCAGGAGTGAGGGCTGTTTGGGGAAGGATCAGGACCCCTGCGGCCTCCAGCAGGAACAATCCCAAAGCTTCTCCGGGCCAGAGTCCGCTTCTGGCTGTGAAGCGGAGGGCACATACGCTACGAATCAGGAGGTGTCCCGCGGTCAGAACTGCTGCAATCACTGCCCGGAGTATGACATCTGGAAGCACCCTGTCCATGGGGATGCACCCCCCCCTCGGCCTGCCAGATCCTCCAGCTCCAGCACCTCCTCCCACAAAATCGTCCGCAAGAAGGAGTCCGTGGAGAGCATGCGCACCGTGTCATGCTCCAGCGAGGAGTACACGGAGCGGGTGGTGGAGAGGACCACCTGCATCCAGCACACAGCGGAGGGCAGAGACACCAGTGTAGAGTACTGCTCCATCAGTTGCTGCTGCAGCCACAGGGAAACCTGCCCGCTGTCACCCCGCCCCCGGGGCGAGACCGGCCAGGAGACCCACCGCAGCCCCAGACCTGACAGCACAGGCTCTGTGTCCTCACACAAGGAGCAGGTCAGTGTTCAAGTCAATGGGGTGGCGGAAATCGAGGAGCGGCCGGTTTCAGCCACCAGCAACTCCTCCAAGATACTGGAGGCTCTCGGTGAGGACcagggtgatgatgatgaaaacaATGAAGAGGAGGACCTCCTGCTTAGTGCATCTGGGAGGTCTTGTAAACATCTTGCTGTGGATAATCAGAAGGTGCACCCAGCACGGCCTCCAGAAGAAACCTCTGAAACGTGCAAGTCATCCAGAGATGTCAGGTCGAATTGCTCGGCTGGTTCTGCTTCGCCTGTGATCCATCTGACCCCTCGACCCCCCAGCAAGGAGTCCAACTGCTCTGGCTGCTCCTCAAAGTCCCGAAAGTCACACAAGCCCACCTCCCCAGATCCAGACGCTCTCCCACATGAGGTGGAGCAAGACAATGACAAAGAAAAAAGGACGAAGAGTGGTGCATCATCCAGACAGTCCTGTGATGCACAGGGGAGCCCCAAACGAGCCTCAAACACATCAGAGCACAGCTGCTGTGTGAGAGTGCCCCCTACAGGACTGGAGGGCTCAGGCCAGCCTGCTGCTGGAGTGGCTGAGGGAAGGCCCATCAGCCAGATATCCACAGGCTCACCGGTGTGTCTGCACTGCGACGGCGGCAAGGGGGCCACTGTAACACAAGCTTCAGAGGCTCCCTCCCAAATAGCCATGGAGGAGATGGTGGGAGAGGttgatcccagatcagtgagTGCAGCGTCTGCCAGGACAAGTGCATCAGCTCAATCCACCGAGTCCAACAGGTCTGAATGTGCCACAGACAAACCGGCGTCTGAAATCTCAGGAAACGCTCACAAAGGCGATAAGGAACAGGAGGAGGCAGAGCCTGCAGATAGAGCTGCCAGCGCTGGATCCTTCAAGTCCAGAGCCTCAGATCAGTCTGGGAAGAGCCACAGGTCTGTGAGCAGCGCGTCCAGTCGCTCAGTCACGGGGATGATGTCGTCCGTGTGCCCTGGAGAGGTGCAGTCAGAAAGAAAAGCTATTTCTGCTGTATCGGATAAAACGGCCACCTCTGCCCAGCCTGACTCTGAGCATAATGGATCGGGGGCCAGATTGCTTAAATCAGAGGACACCAATGGGCATATTGCAGATGACATAGCAGGTAGTGTAGAGGAGAGAGGTGCCAGCGCCGTGTCAACTAAGTCACACACTTCAGCCCAGTTCAGGAGCTCAGAAAGGCCTCTAACTCCAACTGGGGTGTCTCGGGATAACAGGGTGAGAGTGGAAGAGGACCTAAACGGGAAAAGACCTGATAGCACCACATCTTCCTGTACGAATGTGTCAGCAAACTCTCGGAGGTCAAACTGCTCCCAGGGAGACTTGCCTGAAAGGGCTGTTACCCCAGCATCTGCAGCAAAGGCAGGAGAGACTGTAGAAAAAGCAGCTAGCGGGATTTCCAACTGCACAAAATCCTCTGTCAGATCAAAAGCTTCCACTAAGCTGTCAGCTAAACTAGACAACACTAATTGTGAAGACACAGAAAGAGCCCCAAGTGTAGCATCCGCTAAGTCACACAGCTCTGCTGTATCCAGGAAATCGAATAGATCAGAAGGCCCTGCTCCTGCGGTTGCAGAACTGAATGGAGACATTGGGCCCCTGAGGCCAGAGGAGAGGGCAGCACGTGTGCTCTCTTCACGCTCTAAAGCTGCGGTcaggtccagctcctccagcaaGCTAATCCACAACAGCCAGGAGGAAACCTCAGATAGAGCCTCAACCCCAGCAACACCAGGGCCAGACTGGGAAGAGGTCCACAAGGCTGACAGTACCTTTTCTGCAGCGTCTGGAAGGTCACAGAAGTCCAGGAAGTGCTGCTGTGTTGCTTCAGAGAGGGATGGAACACCTGAGTCTGAAGCAGACAAGGTGGCCAGAGCAGTATCTGAAAAAGTTCCAGCCTCTCAGCACAGTGACTCCGAGAGGCTAGCAACTCCCAAATCCACGGTGTCTATCTCCATTGGTGCAGTGGAAGAACAGGCTGCTAATGATGCAGAGGAGAGAGTCAGGAGTGGCATGAGTGTCAGGTCACTAGCCTCAGCTCGATCCACCAAGTCCAAGGGCCAGGCAAAGAGGACGACTCCTAAAGTACCTGTGTTACCGATGCCGATTAACCCCGAAGACTCTCCCCAGCAAGCAGGGACACCTGCTTCTTTGGAGATAGCTTCAGGCAGTGAGACAGAGGCAGCAAGCATTAAGTCCACTAGCACAAAAaactccaaaaaaagaaaatcagaaaaCTACTTGCATGTTCATAATAACAGAACCTCCTCCGCCATGTCAAAGGCATCCAGCAGGAAATCCCGCTCTAAACATTCACGACCAGTAGGTAAGTCTTCTGGGGCAGCTGAAAATGCTGGGAGTTTACCCAGTGAGGGAGAAAGTGCAGTGGATGCACTGACCGATGAGGACGTCTCCAGTGTGGGCTCTCGAAACAGCAGGAGCAGTGACATAGGAGACGGCACCAGGCCCATCTCCAAGGCTTCAGCACGCTCAGGAATGAGCAAATCATCAACAAAAAACCACCGCATAACAGCATCAGACATGAGACCAAAAAGCAGCCAGTCCAAAGCGGCATCTCACCTGCAAGTGAATGGGCAGGCGGTAAAACCAGAGAGCATTAACGGGAGTGTTCGGTCGGTGAAGACAAAATCGGGTAAGAAGGCTCCTATAAATAATTTGAAAGTTGAGGTCACCTCAAGGTCAAACTCTGCCAGTTCGCAGGATTGCCTCAGTCCGAGTCCGCCAAAGCAAAGGTCTCATAAACATAAAGGATCTGTCGTGTTGCTGGGGACCTCTGGCGACAGTACCCTGTCTAACTCACACTCTGCAGCAGATCTTCTGAGGAAAAACTCAAGACAAGCTTTGGGAAAGCCCAAGTCCTGCGCTTCTGAAAGTACCCATAATGGGGCTCCTGAAGTAACAGACTGTGGCAAACATGCAAGTGACAGCAAAAGTGAGAAGAGCTGTAAACCCAGAGCCAGGAAGGGCAGCAGATCCTCACAGCAGAAATTAGAAGATGACGTGTCAGAACTGCTGCCCTCCAGCTTGCCAGACACCTCACCCATAGAGGTAGTGAGCGAGTGGCTGAAGAAGATACCATCAGACAGCTCCATTTATGAAATGGGAGACAACTTTGAGGAGTGCTGCAAGGGGAAGGAAGCTGACGAGGGACAAAAGGAACCAGGTCAGTTAACTAATGACATACCTGATGATGATCAGGCTGATGAGGggggagagcagcagcagcaaagcGCTGCAGCCACCGAGGAAATAAAAGTGGATATCAATACTGAACAGGCAGCAGAGCCGGAGAACCCAGACACCACTGACATGCCCCCCTCTCCAGGGTCAAAATGTCTCATTCCAGACAGTTTTCCCAACGATCGCCACTCCTCCGTACAGGTGATGAAGGTACTCCTGAGCTCCAAGCTGGACAGGTGTAACAGCCTTCCCGAGGTGTCCCCGGTATACGGGCGGAAACTCAGCTCCTCGGCGAAAGGCCTCCTGGACTGCCTGGCCCAGCTACAGCTGGTAGGCTCTGACCCGGTGGACATGAAGGCCAAAAGTGCCAAATACCAAGAGGTGATGGGCATCCTGCAGTCACTGTGGCTCTCTGACCCCCTGGACTGCCAACAGACTATGCAGAAGAGTCAGCTGAAAGAGCACAAGCCAGATGAGGAATACAATCCCAGATCGTCTTCAGGAGTGGACGTTGGCGGTAGCTCAGGAGAGTCGGGGAAGAGCGTGGGGACGGTGGATCAAGCACAGAAGTTGGAGGCGGCACATGGCAGGATCACTCCGGTCTTGGAGCAGGATTCACAGCAAGAGGCCACTGAggtctcccagcatgccccGGCGGACACATCCAACCCAGTCACCCCAGACATCGCCTGCCGAGTGCGGGGCACCCCGGGCGGtgcagaaacagacacagagaaagagcAACAGGATGAAGAAGTGGGTCTGGCTTCAGAACAAACCATCAGGAGCAACGAAAGCCCACTGGATGCTATAGAAACACCCTCTTCATCAAACAAGAGTTCTGGGAATGACAGCAACCCAGAGAAATCCCCTactgaaacaaacccacagGAAACCAGCTCTGGGACGCCCCCATCTGTCCAAAGAGCACAGCTTGCCAGAAAAGCCCAGGACCCTGACCCCGTTTGGGTGCTGAGCCTGTTACAGAAACTGGAGAAGCAGTTTATGGCCCACTACGTGACAGCGATGGCCGAGTTCAAGGTGCGGTGGGATCTGGACGAGAGCGTGTTGCTCGACACCATGATCAACGAGCTCAAGGATGAAGTCCACAAGCGGATACAGTCCAGCATCAGCCAGGAGCTGAGGAAGATCCGGGGCCGGGCCGGACGTGGCCCCAGGCCGCCCGCGCAGGCCGCCTCGCGGGAGTCCAGCCTGCAGACGGAGCAGCGGAGACGGAGGCTCAAGGGCATGCGCAACAAGTCCGTCTTCTCGTCCCACGCCCGGAGCGAGGAGAACCTCACGGCCTCGGTCCCCTACAGCGACCAGCGCAGTGAGGACGAATTCTGCCCCTGTGACGCCTGCATGCGGAAGAAAACGGCCGCCAGGTCCGTCCCGCCCGAGTTCGTGACCCCTCTTCCCATGATGAAGGATTTCGATCTGAGGAAAATCCTGCAGAGGAAGCAGGATCCACCACAGCAGGAGGCACTGGCTGGAAACGATGGGGAGGATGAACACCTTGAAGTGGTGGAGGAGAAGGTCGAAGAGGAGATTGAGTCTGAAAGAGGGGATGGACAAAAGAAGGTGTTTGAGCCAGAGGAGACGGCTGGAGTGAACATCACGGAGGAAGGCGAGGGAGAGGAGCATGTAGTGGAGCAGGGGGGCGATGAAGGTGAGGACATTGTAGAGGCTGGAGAAACAGATGCAGGTGGAACAGGCGCAGGTGAAGGTGAGGACATTGTAGAGGCTGAAGAAACAGATGCAGGTGGAACAGGCGCAGGTGAAGATGAGGACATTGTAGAGGCTGGAGAAACAGATGCAGGTGGAACAGGGGCAGGTGAAGGTACTGGTGACGGAGAGACTGTAGAAGACTcaaaggaggatgaggaggatggAGGTGATGAAGGCTGTGCCGCTGGTGACAGTATAAATGAAGGAGAAGCTGAGAATGAGCAGAAtaaggagggggaaagagagacagatgaTGAAAATCAGGAATTAGGCAACAAGGCAGCGGAGGAATTGTGCAGAACAGGTGCAGGAGACACTGAAGAGCAAAGGGCAACAGGGGGTGGAGACGAGCGGGCGGCAGACAGGGGGGATTCTGGGACTGAAGCGCAGGATGAACAGGGCAGGGTAGAGAGTAAGGTGGAGGAGCATGAAGAGGGAAAACAAAGCAATGAGGAGGAAGACAGGAAGCAGAGGTGTGGAGATGAAGATGATGCCAtcgaggagagagatggggcaGACAATATTAACTCCGGTTGTGAGGAGGAAACAGACTTTAAAAACCACCCCTTGAGACAAATAACAAAGACTTCCATGGAGTCTCAGCAAGGGTCGATGGACAACTGTCCAGACCTAGAGCCAGAGGAAAACACTGATGACACAAGATGTTCCCATGGCAATAGCAAAGCCAGAAGCAACTGCATGCATCCTGCTTCCTCAGAAGAGGGGGCCACAGATTAA